GAAGGGGaagatttgagaaaaaaattgaaatgattatCCAAGTCTTATAGAATATGTGAAGAGAATTACTATCGGTTCTGCTGGTTGTGGCTGTTGGAGAATCTGGTAGGAGACCGCACATGACAGCCTCAGCTGTCGTTTTGTACATTTGAAGACCAGATTGGATAGAGTCTGTGAGGCCTTTGGTGTCAAATAAGATTATTCTGGACAGCAAAACCTGCATCAAAATTGTAGACTTGTTAACAAAGTTGAGAAGCAGAATATGCTTTTAATGGCTTTGCATAATATCTCCTAAATCTAAGTTAACTCTGTTGATATAGTTTTGAGGGTTATCAAGGAAGATAAAGTCACTGGATTTCTCAACACCTTCCCTGAACTAGTTAAGAAGAGGGAAAGTCAAgccaattaatatatttttgcaaaaattaaaagtttttatgaAGGTTGCAAAACCGCTCCTGAAAGTACAGTTTCAAAAACAACATATTGCAGTGTCCCCAAGTCATGGTCTTCAgtcataagaaaaaatttatacagACAACAGAAAAGTAATTCCAAAAATATGGCCTGCAAAGTCTCTAATGTCAATTTGGTGAATTTTTTCATGTGCTTAACAATGATGTGTTGAAGCTGCTTtggcatattattaaaaacttttaatctgTCATCACTGACACAATTTATACATTCAAGCTTCAATTCCtataaagtttatatataagGCTCATTGGTCAGGAGTTTCTCTTAATCATAGAGCATGGGAGATTTCACCCTTTTCTTATACATGTATTCAGTAATAGGAAAAGAATGTCTTTGCTTACAAACAAACCTTCCATAGAAAAGTACGATTCAAAAGTTCATAATCTATCTACAGAGCTCACCTCTAGTGCTATTATATTTACAAGAAAATGCTCATACGTAATATTAGCTTTCTACTAGATAAGGGATATTGAGTGGAAATAATGTGAACAATATTCTTCTGAATTCTGTTCATGCTTCATAAAAATTTGCAACACAaatagaacaaaaacaaaaaaattacattattggCATCAAGTTATGACATTTGAGTAAATATGAAACCAGAATAGATTTgctacaaaaatcaaatctccaagaaaaaaaaatatatatacctgTGTTCCTGCAAGCTTGTTATCCCAACTAAACCACGTTGGACTTCCCCATTTAGCATAGGATTTTCCATTTTGTTCAGACACATATTGAAGGTATGTTTGATCCTTTGTAGCATGATAGAGCCAACTAGCTGCCCATAAGAGCTCATCTCCATATCCTGTTGAATTGTAGTAGGTTTGGACGTCTGGGATGCTCTCACTATAAGAACCTCTATATTTGTCAGCAAAAGTAAACAATTGTTTAGCATGTGTAAGGAGTGTGCTTGAATATTTGGAGTCAATTTTCTTAAACACCAGAGATGCTGAAGCCATAGCTGCTGCAGTTTCAGCTGCAACATCAGTTCCCGGAGAAGATGTGTTGACCTGGGTGAGTGGCCTATTCTCAGTCATTGCTTCAGGCCTCTCCCAACATTTATGATCCGATTCAGGATCACCCACCTGtccaaaagaaaattgtgaaaaGAGAAACACATTTAAGAAACTTGATTTGCCATGACAAATGGGGCAACATTCAGCCGCCGCTTTAGGTTCCAATGGGAATCTGAACATGCTTCCCTAATTCAAATCCAAACTATACATGCTTTTACGGTTATGTTTCCGAAGACACTGAAcaaattaaatatgaatttttgaacaaaatggTTTGATCTAAAGCCAAGCGCTGACAAGACTACCAAAAATGACAAGCTTTAGgaaaataaactacaaaaaatattACAGCTATGACAATTcctaattaaatttgtaaaattatagTTGAATTACGTGCAagcttgtttttcaaaataatcagGAAGTCTTCAAACATTGGTAATAAAATTAATGCAAAGAAATGGATAGACACACCTGCACACGCACACAAACTCACACAATGCTGAACAATAGATGAACTCAAATTGAAGGCTAGAGTAACCTGAACGTAGAGAACATTTGCCGAAGGATGAGCATTGATTAGGTAGTCAGTGATCCACTTGAGTTTGTCTTTAGCTGGTTCCAACTGCTTCACTGTATCCATCTGATCTCCATACTCAAGGATGGCCCACGACAGAATGGTGGCAGTGTAGGCCAACGGAAAACCAAACTTCATGTGATCCCCAGCATCGTACATTCCTTTTGACAGATCCAAATTTTCTTCGCTTCCATCTTTTAGGGCTGAATCCCCTCTCCAAGTTATCTTGTTATCTACCAACTTACCGGCTACAATAACAAATAGCATACTCACCTCAATCAGTATTAggatcctctccatttgaaATTGATCCATTTCATTGTTGAGATTAAATATTGCAAATCTAAAGGTATATCTAGTGTCACGCACACTATCAGATCCcggaaataaaatcttaaacgTGAAATAGACTCTCTCTCCATTCGCGTTCCTCTcaattaacacaaaataaatcaaacagtTCAATAATTGGCACCATAAGTCTATATCCTAGTAGTCACAACTCACAATTCACATTGtcaatccaaacaaaattacaaatgttaaagagtctttaaaaaaaacatgaagaaATTGGACAGGATACAACATTGTGAACTTTATTAGTTCAGTTTTCGTGTTCCAGACAACATAAACACAAAGAACAGTAACTGAATCAAAATAAACCTCATGTAACTTTTCAGATCCCTCATAATTGTCACACAAGTGATCAAATTAGTAACGTCAAGAAGCTTCATTACAACACAAAATGACCAGCATCGAAGTGAAAAATACTACACtgcaacaaaacaaaaaaagagagaaaaaaagatatTCAGAGAAACCTACATTTTTGAACGTCGAAGAATTGCAGAGCGATTTGGAGAGCATCGCCGTATTTCTTAACAGGAGCTCCGGGAGGCCCAGGCACCGGAGCAGCCTCATTGGAGTGCTTCGATTTCTTCTTTATTGTGAGCACAACCGCAGCCACAACCACAGCCAGTACTATCAGAACAATGATCCAACCACACCATCCTCTAGACCTCGATTTCTctcccatattttttttttttctctttgatttcacACAATGCAGCACAAAAAAGTAATCACTGTAAGATTGGCTTGATCTGAATCAAACCAAATTACACATTgtatttccaaaaatttaagtGGCACTTCAAGTGCCGCAAtgcgaagaacaaaaaaagagagagaaagaaagagagagagagagagagagagagattgagtaTTGTTGAGAAGAAATTTATTAGAAACAGAATTACattaaaataaggaaaatgcGGTTAAGAAACAGAGCAGAGGTTGAGGTTGAGaaccaatgaaacaaaagcCTAATTAAAGAAAGTAGAGGAGTGAGGGTTGGATCTGGGCCAAACcgtaaattaagatttttttttttttgctttttcttttttgcaaataTGGTTTTCTTTGACAGAACACCGACACCGACACCGACGGAGGCTGTCACTCACGCTGGGGGTTAATATAGGATTGAGATTTTTATGTTCTGGTTGTGGTTTTTTTACTTTGAGGTTTTTTATGACGGAAATGCCCCTTGATGTAGTTTGTGAAGGTCAGCGAGGGTTGGTGGCATTTTGGGAATTTAGGTGGGTTTTGTGCCGGAGATAGAGGTTTTGACTGTCTGTGAGTTGGTAAATTGGGAGGAGTGGAGGACTGTTGTGCGCCGTTGATATTTCGGGGTACTTGTGATTTGGACCGTTGACTAGCCACCGACAATGTGGTGAATGACTCAGACCGTTGATCTTTATTCTCTCTGGCTGACTGTCAGTACCTAGTAGttgaagagaaagaaacaagtgattttattattttacgcCAAAGAATAATAAAGTATGAAAGGGAAAAGGAATCCAACACACTTCTATTCTTTCTTGGCTTCTTGCTTGGTGGTTAGTCTGCAGCAAGTAGATTATTATAGTGATTAGAATGTAACAACAAAGTTTATCGAACAAGAAAAAAGAacgtaattaaaaaaaagtgtagagTACCTGGCCACAGGCCCATCTACCTTGGGCTTGGGCCGGAATAGAACTATAGACTATCAGGCAAAGGCCCAATATTGTGACCAATTTATTGTTCACAGTCTCGGCCTATAGTCGCAGCCCGCATATGTTGGGATTGGTGAATAAGACCTGTGTTGCATGGGTGGTTACTCGGCAGCTCGGGAGTGCCTTAGGAATGGGGTATCACGCTGTCGAGAAAATTTCGGAGGTTGTCATCAGTTCCAACGTCCTTTACGCCATTTCCAACGAAGCTTATCCTCTGTCAGGAATAATCAATTTGGTCCACACTCACACGAGTGAAACCAGAAGGTAATCATAAGCTTCCCACTAACCTCaagctataaataagagaagatAAAGTGGTAGTGAGAGTGGTTGAAGGAGACTAGAGGGAACGGTAATCGTTGGGGTAATTCCTCATTAAGGCTCGACTGAGGAGCTACCCATAATAGGAAACCCATTacccactatacaaataaattagaAGCCCAACTCTAGGTCTCGTCCATCAAGGGAATTTGGGCTCgtacaattggcgccatctgtgggaatcTCCTACGTAGTTGTAGTTCTGTTG
This genomic stretch from Castanea sativa cultivar Marrone di Chiusa Pesio chromosome 1, ASM4071231v1 harbors:
- the LOC142621575 gene encoding endoglucanase 10, which produces MGEKSRSRGWCGWIIVLIVLAVVVAAVVLTIKKKSKHSNEAAPVPGPPGAPVKKYGDALQIALQFFDVQKSGKLVDNKITWRGDSALKDGSEENLDLSKGMYDAGDHMKFGFPLAYTATILSWAILEYGDQMDTVKQLEPAKDKLKWITDYLINAHPSANVLYVQVGDPESDHKCWERPEAMTENRPLTQVNTSSPGTDVAAETAAAMASASLVFKKIDSKYSSTLLTHAKQLFTFADKYRGSYSESIPDVQTYYNSTGYGDELLWAASWLYHATKDQTYLQYVSEQNGKSYAKWGSPTWFSWDNKLAGTQVLLSRIILFDTKGLTDSIQSGLQMYKTTAEAVMCGLLPDSPTATTSRTDNGLIWVSQWNSLQHPVASAFLAALYSDYMLTTRTAHLSCGADSFSPADLRKFARSQADYVLGSNPLGMSFLVGYGDKYPQYVHHRGASIPADAKTGCTDGFKWLTSTKPNPNVAIGGLVGGPFQNETYIDSRNNSMQGEPTTYNSAVIVGLLSSLVTTSSAVQSFY